A window from Pyrococcus yayanosii CH1 encodes these proteins:
- a CDS encoding S-layer protein has translation MKVKKIAALAVGAAMVGATLGAVSAQPEIGQLPAKDFFVKDGKPNVKIVVGSGAAAEDVVAAADIALAIGSLLYTEEEVKASATAVFTEILPKTLETVPVYSFAGNFTTETAAANALPNYWWNGADYAGTLDDWRNWWNTYDVKLDIGLREKILNEGDNPSSDWSDKLDDVNPNAYVSVIIDKIDINLGPDENEPEWPDGDETITVPAGAFQYIVDYWQWSSTTVVTVNIPDCCGLGGDYQEVTYYTLTDPGIEPGDSFTLLGHKYHVVCVYGTYTPGTPNLASICPTCEATKAGDYVLLLADQTIEGEEGWVQVGDSLTIGPYKITVVDISPTGDKVLLNVEDTTGQRPARQVTVALESTEIPQGVSVWGDYDGDGADDLVVALADSFIGLNTEPKVRLVAYTNLKAVNEGDAWPTADWTVHFMGLVDYNADGGWIQDTAAEGLLDTSDDTTTYETYYGFGWYTQNVANIINLPGTAYAKAVAKIKLVNADDIGGTTDIEIPTLDPIYRLHYAVDYCGGQCTVEGNDYYGQYVYNIYAEIQIQQIANPDIMKLEVGDKLDVNGDYVPDYELTSAEATVTTYKIVKPSEGITVLDTDIQIPDDVNSNLIVVGGPVINKVAAALAEAFGVPTTYDEWKSKYGTGKEAYVLKVAQIPGTDYEALLVAGTDREGTMEAAKYLLEYLANLS, from the coding sequence ATGAAAGTGAAGAAGATCGCGGCACTCGCCGTGGGTGCCGCGATGGTTGGAGCGACCCTCGGAGCTGTAAGTGCCCAGCCCGAAATTGGCCAGCTCCCAGCGAAGGACTTCTTCGTTAAGGACGGTAAGCCAAACGTGAAGATCGTCGTTGGTAGTGGCGCCGCAGCCGAGGATGTTGTGGCAGCCGCAGACATAGCCCTCGCCATCGGTAGCCTGCTCTACACTGAGGAGGAGGTTAAGGCCAGCGCCACCGCCGTCTTCACTGAGATCCTTCCGAAGACCCTTGAGACCGTGCCTGTCTACAGCTTCGCCGGAAACTTCACAACTGAGACCGCCGCCGCTAATGCCCTTCCGAACTACTGGTGGAACGGCGCCGATTACGCCGGGACACTTGATGACTGGAGGAACTGGTGGAACACCTACGATGTAAAGCTTGACATAGGCCTCAGGGAGAAGATACTCAACGAGGGAGACAACCCAAGCTCCGACTGGTCTGACAAGCTTGATGACGTCAACCCCAACGCCTACGTCAGTGTCATCATTGACAAGATTGACATAAACCTTGGCCCAGACGAGAACGAACCTGAGTGGCCAGACGGCGATGAGACCATAACCGTCCCAGCAGGAGCCTTCCAGTACATAGTTGACTACTGGCAGTGGTCCTCCACCACAGTGGTGACGGTTAACATACCAGACTGCTGTGGCCTTGGTGGCGACTATCAGGAGGTCACCTACTACACGCTTACCGACCCAGGTATCGAGCCCGGAGACTCCTTCACGCTGCTCGGCCACAAGTACCACGTCGTCTGTGTCTACGGCACCTACACGCCCGGAACGCCCAACCTCGCCAGCATCTGTCCGACCTGTGAGGCCACCAAGGCTGGCGACTACGTCCTCCTGCTCGCTGACCAGACCATCGAGGGCGAAGAGGGCTGGGTCCAGGTCGGAGACAGCCTCACAATCGGGCCCTACAAGATAACCGTCGTTGACATATCGCCGACGGGAGACAAGGTCCTCCTCAACGTCGAGGACACCACTGGACAGAGGCCCGCCAGGCAGGTTACCGTTGCCCTCGAGAGTACCGAGATACCACAGGGTGTCAGCGTCTGGGGTGACTACGACGGTGATGGTGCTGACGACCTCGTCGTTGCCCTGGCAGACTCCTTCATAGGCCTCAACACCGAACCCAAGGTCAGGCTTGTCGCATACACCAACCTCAAGGCCGTCAACGAGGGAGATGCCTGGCCGACCGCGGACTGGACCGTCCACTTCATGGGTCTCGTTGACTACAATGCCGACGGTGGCTGGATACAGGACACGGCCGCTGAGGGTCTCCTGGACACCAGCGATGACACGACAACGTATGAAACCTACTATGGTTTCGGCTGGTACACTCAGAACGTTGCAAACATAATCAACCTTCCGGGCACCGCCTATGCCAAGGCCGTCGCCAAGATCAAGCTCGTCAACGCTGACGACATCGGAGGAACAACTGACATCGAGATACCCACGCTCGACCCGATTTACAGGCTCCACTATGCCGTCGACTACTGCGGTGGTCAGTGTACCGTTGAAGGGAACGACTATTATGGCCAGTACGTCTACAACATCTACGCCGAGATCCAGATCCAGCAAATCGCCAACCCGGACATCATGAAGTTAGAGGTTGGAGACAAGCTTGACGTAAATGGTGACTATGTCCCCGACTACGAGCTCACCAGTGCCGAGGCCACCGTCACGACCTACAAGATCGTCAAGCCCAGTGAGGGAATTACCGTCCTTGACACCGACATCCAGATACCTGACGATGTGAACAGCAACCTTATAGTCGTCGGTGGTCCCGTCATTAACAAGGTCGCCGCCGCCCTCGCTGAGGCCTTTGGTGTACCCACCACCTACGACGAGTGGAAGTCCAAGTACGGCACCGGCAAGGAGGCCTACGTCCTCAAGGTCGCCCAGATACCCGGCACTGACTATGAGGCCCTCCTCGTTGCAGGTACCGACAGGGAGGGTACGATGGAGGCCGCCAAGTACCTCCTCGAGTACCTTGCCAACCTCAGCTGA